Proteins co-encoded in one Arachis hypogaea cultivar Tifrunner chromosome 11, arahy.Tifrunner.gnm2.J5K5, whole genome shotgun sequence genomic window:
- the LOC112720471 gene encoding uncharacterized protein isoform X2 — MANSGTKFVSVNLNKSYGQQSHHLHNNHSASFGSGRTNRPSSGHGGAGGGGGMVVLSRPRSSHKAGPKLSVPPPLNLPSLRKEHERFDSLGSGVGPAGASGSGTGSRPASSGLGWTKPAPITAGEKEAPVEHALDGFDQGLRSGEGFGRGGSVYMPPAARSGPVGPTAAPVLPQPTVEKAAVLRGEDFPSLRAATLVSSTPGPAQKNKEKENSIQKLKSSADESNVSGDQRKDESVVELHQQQRHSQFSIARGGGIGIGGEFGESGNGTRGGFGGSRGSAGEHGGRKQQDEYFPGPLPLVRLNPRSDWADDERDTSHGFTERSRGEGSRDHGLSLKSEAYWDFDMPRVGLLPHNNKHGFDKRGQIRDNEAGKVSSSEVSKLDHYDRNGVGVGVGVRPSSSGSRNLGKDNKYVPSPFRDNVNGDSGKRDMGYGQGQGGKPWSSSMTDSYGDRNNNAQQYNRNRVDSVQSSVSKSSFSLGGKGLPVNDPLLNFGREKRTLQKSEKAFMEDPFGASGFDGRDIFSSGLVGVVKKKKDMLKQTDFHDPVRESFEAELERVQRMQEQERQRVIEEQERALELARREEEERLRQAREQEERQRRLEEEAREAAWRAEQERVEALRKVEEQRIAREEEKQRMILEEERRKQAARQKLLELEQRIARRQAEASKVGNSSQLVDDKMSGVVNEKDASRATDVGDWEDSERMVDRILTSASSDSSSVNRPLETGSRPNFSRDVSSAFIDRGKPVNSWKRDAYDNWGSSAFYSQDQENGHNSPRRDPSIGGKAFMRKEYNGGAGFMSSRTYYKGVSEAPLDEYAHLRGQRWHQSGDGDHVGRSTDNDSDFHESFVERFGEGWTQGRSHPFPPYTERPYHNSEPEGPFALGRSRYSVRQPRVLPPPSLSSVHRPYRNGNEFTGPSAFLENEIRYDQAARTESTLPTGYDNVNRGQTEVVDALQEATVNENHKGDTTTGCDSQSSLSVSSPPSSPTHLSHDDLDESGVSPGILTAEESKNVLSAPENESNEIPTIAGNENVVTSSAVSSGDDDEWTNENNEQFQEQEEYDEDEDYQEEDEVHEGDDNVDLNQEFEDMHLQEKGLPHMMDNLVLGFDDGVQVGMPNEEFERTSKNEEPTFMGQQADGINLEERASFDDASNDGKGLQTVNDSSQVNLNSSSSLFHEPEKQNQDLLIQPSNAHSSVASESLGNVEASNGMSTHHSTPTSVPIAPHYSSSGQTIISNVAVTPNQADVPIKLQFGLFSGPSLIPSPVPAIQIGSIQMPLHLHPQGLMPLGHQSMSFVQPNIPSGFSFNHNPGGRMQVQTGSETSDSFIKDGIRQHSVGSQPGNARSLPQGSQPSENAENIAGIKQAQIGTPHDGTDSARTAAGFQLDKQVSQNVVRKSSSASSSAKESEGLSLSRDASFHSLSKERDFVESKAHYPPSGGRGKRYVFTVKTSGSRSSGPAPRASRPDAGGYMRRPRRNIQRTEFRVRESADKKQSSSLVLTDQTGLDNKSNINGKGAGISGRAGPRRAFPNKSGKQSVESATENLHGMDSGSRFEKVDGKDSTKAQSFSHSGQSNLKRNLCSEEDVDAPLQSGIIRVFEQPGIEAPSDEDDFIEVRSKRQMLNDRREQREKEIKAKSRVAKVPRKSRSTSQSSMANSSKGPLPVGEVANSIPSDFVPAEGRGMTNIDVSSGFNSSMPSQSLAPIGTPPLKIDAQPDVRSQLNRSLQTSFPVVSGGEKDPVPGVIFESKNKVLDNVQTSLGSWGNAQINQQVMPLTQTQLDEAMKPQQCDSQTPVSNVTAIVNESSLPTSSILTKEKAFSSAASPINSLLAGEKIQFGAVTSPTILPPSSRAVSHGIGPPRSSRSDMQISHNLAGSDNDCSLFFDKEKHGDESHGHLEDCEAEAEAAASAVAVAAISSDEIVGNGLGTCSVTVTDGKGFVAADIDRVAAGVGEQQSASQSRSDEPLSVSLPADLSVETPPISLWPPLPSSQNSSGQMISHFPSIPPHFPSGPPSHFPFYEMNPMMGGPVFAFGPHDESASTTQSQTQKTTTSAASRSIGSWQQCHSGVESFYGPPTGFTGPFITPPGGIPGVQGPPHMVVYNHFAPVGQFGQVGLSFMGTTYIPSGKQPDWKHIPTSSAIGPGEGDMNSMNMASSQRNPANMPSPIQHLAPGSPLMPMASPLAMFDVSPFQPSTDMSVQARWPHVPNSPLSSIPLSMPMQQQEGVQTSQFNHGPSVDQPLNIQRFTNSRTSTPSEGDRSFPRAADVNQLPDELGLVDASNPTAAKAEQNVVNKTPSLINIADAGEVSSQNGKGSNSNNQGASSAFKSQPSQQNISTLHYDNSSGHGHYQRGTVSQRNSSGGEWSHRRYQGRNQTMGTTDKSFPSSKVKQIYVAKQTIGGASSTS; from the exons ATGGCCAATTCCGGCACCAAATTCGTCTCTGTGAATCTGAACAAATCCTATGGGCAGCAATCTCACCACCTCCACAACAACCACTCCGCCTCCTTCGGATCGGGCAGGACTAACCGTCCCTCCTCCGGCCACGGCGGCGCAGGCGGTGGAGGAGGCATGGTGGTCCTCTCGAGGCCTCGCAGCTCGCACAAGGCAGGGCCTAAGCTCTCCGTCCCGCCCCCCTTGAACCTCCCTTCGCTTCGCAAGGAGCACGAGCGGTTCGATTCGCTGGGATCCGGTGTTGGTCCAGCCGGTGCTTCTGGTTCGGGAACCGGGTCCAGACCTGCCTCCTCCGGTTTGGGATGGACCAAGCCTGCTCCAATCACTGCCGGGGAGAAAGAAGCGCCTGTGGAGCACGCGCTGGATGGATTCGACCAGGGATTGAGGTCCGGCGAAGGGTTTGGCCGCGGTGGCAGCGTGTATATGCCGCCGGCTGCTCGATCCGGTCCTGTGGGACCCACTGCCGCCCCTGTTTTGCCTCAGCCTACTGTGGAGAAGGCTGCCGTGCTGAGAGGGGAGGATTTTCCTTCATTGCGTGCTGCCACCTTGGTTTCATCCACTCCTGGGCCGGCACAGAAGAACAAGGAGAAGGAGAATTCGATTCAGAAGCTGAAGAGTTCAGCTGATGAAAGTAATGTATCTGGTGATCAGAGGAAGGACGAGTCAGTTGTTGAGCTTCATCAGCAGCAGCGTCACTCTCAGTTCAGTATTGCGCGAGGTGGTGGAATTGGAATTGGGGGTGAGTTTGGTGAGAGTGGAAATGGAACTCGAGGTGGTTTTGGTGGTTCTCGAGGCAGTGCAGGGGAACATGGGGGCCGGAAGCAGCAGGATGAGTATTTTCCTGGTCCGTTGCCCCTTGTTCGGTTGAATCCGAGGTCTGATTGGGCTGACGATGAGCGAGACACGAGTCATGGATTCACAGAACGGAGCAGGGGAGAAGGAAGCAGGGATCATGGGCTTTCTTTGAAGAGTGAGGCTTATTGGGATTTTGATATGCCGAGGGTTGGCTTGTTGCCACATAATAATAAACATGGTTTTGACAAGAGGGGACAGATAAGGGACAATGAAGCTGGAAAGGTTTCCTCCAGTGAAGTTTCTAAACTGGACCATTATGATAGGaatggtgttggtgttggtgttggtgtgaGACCATCATCCAGTGGGAGTAGAAATTTGGGGAAGGATAACAAGTACGTTCCATCCCCTTTCAGAGATAATGTTAATGGTGATTCTGGAAAGAGGGACATGGGGTATGGTCAGGGACAGGGAGGGAAGCCATGGAGTAGTAGCATGACTGACTCATATGGTGACCGAAATAATAATGCACAACAGTACAATAGAAATAGAGTTGATTCTGTCCAGAGCTCAGTGTCGAAGTCTTCATTTTCCTTGGGAGGTAAAGGGCTTCCGGTTAATGATCCTCTGCTCAATTTCGGTAGAGAGAAACGCACATTGCAGAAGTCTGAAAAGGCTTTCATGGAGGATCCATTTGGAGCTTCTGGTTTTGATGGTAGGGATATATTCTCGTCTGGTCTTGTTGGggtagtgaagaagaagaaggatatGCTTAAGCAAACTGATTTCCATGATCCTGTCAGGGAATCATTTGAGGCTGAGCTTGAAAGAGTTCAGAGGATGCAAGAACAGGAGCGGCAGCGAGTAATTGAAGAGCAAGAAAGGGCATTAGAATTGGCTCGCAGAGAAGAGGAGGAAAGATTGAGGCAAGCTAGAGAACAGGAGGAGAGGCAGAGGAGATTGGAAGAAGAAGCAAGAGAGGCAGCATGGAGAGCAGAACAAGAAAGGGTTGAAGCTTTGCGGAAGGTAGAAGAGCAGAGGATTGCaagggaagaagagaaacaaAGGATGATTTTAGAAGAAGAGAGGAGGAAACAAGCTGCTAGACAAAAGCTTCTAGAATTGGAGCAAAGGATTGCTAGGAGGCAGGCTGAAGCATCAAAAGTTGGTAATAGCTCTCAACTTGTAGATGATAAGATGTCCGGGGTAGTGAACGAAAAAGATGCATCTAGGGCTACGGATGTGGGTGATTGGGAGGATAGTGAACGAATGGTTGACAGGATATTAACTTCGGCATCTTCTGATTCATCAAGTGTGAATAGGCCATTGGAGACGGGCTCTAGACCTAATTTCTCTAGAGATGTTTCTTCTGCTTTTATTGATAGGGGAAAACCAGTTAATTCATGGAAGAGAGATGCATATGATAATTGGGGCAGCTCAGCCTTCTATTCACAGGACCAGGAGAATGGTCACAACAGTCCTCGAAGGGATCCATCAATTGGTGGAAAGGCATTTATGAGGAAAGAATATAATGGTGGTGCCGGATTTATGTCATCAAGGACTTATTACAAAGGTGTTTCGGAGGCTCCTTTAGATGAATATGCTCATTTAAGAGGGCAGAGGTGGCATCAATCTGGAGATGGCGATCATGTAGGCAGAAGTAcagataatgattcagattttCATGAAAGCTTTGTTGAAAGATTTGGTGAAGGTTGGACACAGGGCCGTTCTCATCCATTTCCTCCATACACTGAGCGTCCATATCACAATTCAGAACCTGAGGGACCTTTTGCCTTGGGGAGGTCACGTTATTCGGTCAGGCAGCCTCGTGTTCTTCCCCCACCTTCTTTATCTTCTGTGCACAGACCTTACAGGAATGGGAATGAGTTTACTGGTCCTTCTGCTTTCCTGGAAAATGAGATTCGGTATGATCAGGCAGCCAGGACTGAGTCTACGCTGCCAACTGGTTATGACAACGTGAATCGTGGACAAACTGAGGTAGTTGATGCCCTACAAGAGGCTACTGTGAATGAGAACCATAAAGGCGATACCACAACAGGTTGTGATTCTCAGTCTTCGCTCTCTGTTTCAAGCCCCCCAAGTTCTCCTACTCATCTTTCTCATGATGACTTAGATGAATCTGGAGTTTCTCCTGGGATATTGACTGCTGAGGAAAGTAAAAATGTGCTTTCTGCTCCGGAAAATGAATCAAATGAAATACCTACCATAGCTGGAAATGAGAATGTTGTTACTTCTTCTGCTGTCTCaagtggtgatgatgatgaatggaCTAATGAGAATAATGAGCAGTTCCAGGAGCAAGAAGAatatgatgaagatgaagattatCAGGAAGAAGATGAAGTGCATGAAGGAGATGATAATGTCGACCTCAATCAGGAATTTGAAGATATGCATTTGCAGGAGAAAGGATTGCCCCACATGATGGATAACCTAGTGTTAGGATTTGATGATGGTGTCCAGGTTGGGATGCCCAATGAAGAGTTTGAAAGGACTTCTAAAAATGAAGAACCCACATTTATGGGTCAACAGGCTGATGGCATTAATCTTGAAGAACGTGCTTCTTTTGATGATGCATCCAATGATGGCAAAGGCCTTCAAACTGTCAATGATTCCTCACAGGTGAATCTTAATAGTTCTTCTAGTTTGTTCCATGAACCAGAGAAGCAAAATCAAGATTTGCTCATTCAGCCTAGCAATGCTCATTCTTCTGTGGCATCTGAGAGTCTAGGCAATGTGGAAGCTTCTAATGGCATGTCTACTCATCACAGTACACCGACTTCAGTTCCTATTGCCCCGCACTACTCGTCTTCAGGCCAGACTATTATTTCCAACGTAGCTGTTACTCCTAATCAAGCAGACGTACCCATTAAACTCCAGTTTGGCCTTTTCTCTGGTCCATCTTTGATACCCTCACCTGTACCTGCCATACAGATTGGTTCTATACAGATGCCGCTACACCTTCATCCACAG GGGTTAATGCCTCTGGGTCATCAGTCAATGTCGTTTGTTCAGCCTAATATTCCATCCGGTTTCTCTTTTAATCATAATCCGGGAGGTCGAATGCAAGTTCAAACTGGTTCAGAAACATCCGATTCTTTTATTAAAGATGGGATCAGGCAGCATTCTGTTGGCAGCCAACCAGGTAATGCTAGGAGCTTACCACAAGGTTCCCAACCAAGTGAGAATGCAGAAAATATAGCTGGAATAAAGCAGGCTCAGATTGGCACTCCCCATGATGGTACTGATAGTGCTAGAACTGCTGCAGGTTTTCAGTTGGACAAGCAGGTGAGCCAAAATGTTGTTAGAAAGAGCAGCAGTGCTTCATCAAGTGCTAAAGAGTCAGAAGGTCTGTCTCTCTCCAGAGATGCATCATTCCATTCTCTTTCTAAAGAGAGGGATTTTGTGGAGTCAAAAGCACATTATCCTCCATCTGGTGGTAGGGGAAAGAGATATGTCTTTACAGTAAAAACTTCGGGATCTAGATCATCAGGTCCAGCTCCAAGGGCCAGTCGCCCGGACGCCGGAGGATATATGAGGAGGCCCCGGCGTAATATACAACGAACTGAATTTCGAGTCCGCGAAAGTGCTGATAAGAAACAATCTTCTAGTTTGGTATTGACTGATCAGACTGGGTTGGATAATAAATCAAATATCAATGGGAAGGGAGCAGGCATTTCTGGAAGGGCAGGACCTAGGAGGGCTTTCCCAAATAAATCTGGAAAGCAGTCAGTAGAATCAGCTACTGAAAATCTACATGGAATGGATTCTGGAAGCCGATTTGAGAAGGTTGAtgggaaagattcaacaaaggcTCAGAGCTTCTCACATTCTGGACAGAGTAATCTCAAAAGGAACTTGTGTTCTGAGGAAGATGTTGATGCTCCATTGCAAAGTGGAATTATACGGGTGTTTGAGCAACCTGGAATTGAAGCTCCTAGTGATGAGGATGACTTTATTGAAGTCAGGTCAAAGAGGCAAATGCTAAATGATAGGCGAGaacagagagagaaagaaatcAAGGCCAAGTCTCGGGTTGCAAAG GTACCAAGAAAATCTCGCTCCACTTCACAAAGTTCTATGGCAAATTCTAGCAAAGGACCCTTGCCTGTAGGAGAAGTGGCTAACAGTATTCCCAGTGATTTTGTCCCTGCTGAAGGGCGGGGAATGACAAATATTGATGTCTCATCTGGATTTAATTCAAGCATGCCATCCCAGTCATTAGCTCCTATAGGCACACCTCCTTTGAAAATTGATGCACAGCCTGATGTAAGGTCACAGTTAAACAG GTCACTGCAGACAAGTTTCCCAGTGGTTTCTGGTGGTGAAAAGGACCCTGTCCCTGGTGTGATTTTTGAGAGTAAGAACAAGGTTCTTGATAATGTCCAGACATCTTTGGGCTCTTGGGGCAATGCACAAATTAATCAGCAG GTCATGCCGCTTACACAGACACAACTTGATGAGGCTATGAAACCTCAACAGTGTGATTCACAGACTCCTGTTAGCAATGTGACAGCTATTGTTAATGAATCCAGCTTGCCAACATCATCCATTTTGACAAAGGAGAAAGCATTTTCATCTGCTGCCAGCCCCATTAATTCCTTGCTAGCTGGAGAAAAAATTCAATTTG GGGCAGTAACATCTCCAACTATTCTTCCTCCCAGCAGCCGTGCTGTGTCTCATGGCATTGGCCCTCCTCGTTCATCTAGATCAGACATGCAAATATCCCACAATCTTGCTGGATCTGATAATGATTGTAGTCTTTTCTTTGACAAAGAGAAACATGGTGATGAATCTCATGGCCATTTAGAAGATTGTGAAGCTGAAGCTGAAGCAGCTGCATCGGCTGTTGCTGTTGCTGCTATTAGTAGTGATGAGATTGTTGGAAATGGGTTAGGTACTTGTTCTGTCACAGTTACAGACGGTAAAGGTTTTGTAGCTGCAGATATTGATAGGGTAGCAGCAG GAGTAGGGGAGCAGCAATCTGCTAGTCAATCTAGATCTGACGAGCCTTTAAGTGTTTCTCTTCCAGCAGACTTATCTGTGGAGACTCCGCCCATTTCGTTGTGGCCACCCCTGCCTAGTTCACAAAATTCTTCTGGCCAAATGATCTCACATTTTCCTTCCATCCCTCCACATTTTCCTTCCGGCCCTCCTTCTCATTTTCCTTTCTATGAAATGAATCCTATGATGGGTGGTCCTGTGTTTGCGTTTGGGCCACATGATGAGTCTGCATCTACAACACAATCACAGACTCAAAAAACCACAACATCAGCAGCATCAAGGTCGATTGGGAGCTGGCAGCAGTGCCATTCTGGTGTTGAATCTTTTTACGGTCCTCCAACAGGATTTACTGGGCCATTTATAACTCCTCCTGGAGGCATCCCGGGAGTTCAGGGTCCCCCGCACATGGTTGTTTATAACCATTTTGCACCTGTTGGACAATTTGGTCAAGTTGGGTTGAGTTTCATGGGAACCACGTATATACCATCTGGAAAGCAGCCTGATTGGAAACACATTCCTACATCCTCTGCCATAGGACCTGGTGAAGGGGATATGAACAGTATGAATATGGCATCTTCGCAGCGGAATCCTGCTAACATGCCATCGCCAATTCAACATCTTGCTCCTGGATCACCTCTTATGCCAATGGCTTCTCCTCTGGCTATGTTTGATGTTTCTCCTTTCCAG CCCTCTACTGACATGTCTGTCCAAGCTCGATGGCCTCATGTTCCTAATTCACCACTTTCATCTATTCCTTTGTCAATGCCGATGCAGCAACAAGAAGGGGTACAAACTAGTCAATTTAATCATGGACCTTCTGTTGATCAGCCATTAAATATCCAAAGGTTTACCAATTCTAGGACTTCGACGCCTTCCGAAGGTGATAGGAGTTTTCCCAGAGCAGCTGATGTTAACCAATTGCCAGATGAACTTGGGTTAGTGGATGCATCAAACCCGACTGCTGCTAAGGCTGAACAGAATGTTGTCAACAAGACTCCCTCGCTGATCAACATTGCGGATGCCGGAGAGGTCAGTTCTCAGAATGGCAAAGGCAGCAATAGTAATAACCAGGGTGCGAGTTCTGCTTTTAAGAGTCAGCCCTCGCAACAAAATATTTCTACTTTGCACTATGACAATTCTTCAGGACATGGCCATTATCAAAGAGGTACTGTTTCTCAGAGAAATAGTTCTGGGGGTGAATGGTCCCATCGTAGATACCAAGGAAGAAACCAAACTATGGGTACAACAGATAAGAGCTTCCCTTCATCAAAGGTGAAGCAAATTTATGTGGCTAAACAGACTATTGGCGGGGCATCGTCAACGTCATGA